CCAGAAGAGTATTTCTATGAATTTCATTAGTCTTGAATGAATGATTTATATACTTCAGTAACTCTTTCAGAAACCAGTTTACTATCAAATCGTTTCTCAATCAGTGCTTTAGCTTCTTTCTCACATTTTTCTTTTAGTATAGAATCTTTGAAATAGGTTAAATATCTTTCTGCAAGATTATTAGGATTGTTATATTGAGCAATCAATCCATTTACTTTATCAACAATAACCTCTTTGGTTCCGTCAGTAGGAGTTACAACTAACGCTTTTCCCATTGCCATCGCTTCCAATAGTGCTATTGAAAGACCTTCCCATAAACTAGGTAAACAAAAAACATCAATGGCGTTTAGTAAATCAGGAATATCATTCCTGAAATTTGAAGTACGGATTACATCTTCTAAAGAATTCTCTTTTATATAAGCCATTGCCTCGTCCTTCATGTCCCCTTCGCCAACTAATAGCCCTTTTATTTTAGGATCTTGCTTATTAGCTATGGCAATGCTCTTTATGAAATTTATCGGATCTTTTTGCAATGTAATTCGCCCTATAAAACCCACAATAAAATCACTCATATCAAAATCAAACTCCTTTCTGATCTCCTTGAAAGAATTGTTTGGATTAAACCGTGAAAGATTAATCCCATTTTCAATCACTACAGACCTCTTTAGTCCAAACGTTTGAATCCCGGTCTGTTGATTACTTCCAGAAACACAAATAACCTGATTGCTCAGGTTACAGATTATTTTCTCGCTTCTTGCTCTTAAATAGCTTATTAATGCTGATTGATCCTGATGAAAGCTCCATCCGTGAACTGTATATACCAACGGCATTTTCATCATTTTTGCAATCAATGCCACATTAGAAGCAGCTCTGCTTCCATGTGCATGAATAATCTGAATCTGTTCTTTTTTTATTAATTCACGGATTTGTTTGATTATTCGAATGTCAAAAGGATGGCTGGTTTCTATCACATAACATTTCACCCCATGAGTTCTGAATGCATCAATCATCTGTCCAGGAGTAAATGCCAGTACAACAGGATTAACTGTATTATCAAAGCCCGAAACCAAATCAAGTAGATGAGATTCTCCTCCACCGATTTGTCCCTGCCTTATAACCTCTAAAACGTTTATTGGTTTCATTAGTTTGGGTTATTTGATGAGATTTGAGTCTTCATCCTTATAATTGTTCTTTTTTGAAAATAGATTGGTTGCGTTTTTTAATGCTTTAACAAACCTATTCGCAAAACTTTTGAAAAAAGATCCATCAGCATTTAATGTACTATTACTAGTAAGAGCCCTTGCTTTTCTGTTGGTGATGAATACTAATTTTCCATATTCTTTTAATGCATAAGCTAAAGATCCGTCTTCACCTCGGATTATATCCGTTCTGAATCCTACTTTACGTCCCATTTCTGTATTAAATCCAAAAACCATACCTCTTACACATAACTCAGGTCGTTTTATTGACTGTATTAGTAGATATACATCTCTCAGAAATTCATAGAAAAACAGACTGAGTTTTGAATGTTGTTTATCCGGCATAAAACTCCATAATGAGAATGCACAAGATACTCCTGGCTTTCTTAATTGATCTACAATTGTTTGAATGTAGTGTGGAGGATAAAGCGTATCTGCATCAATACAAATATAATATTTTCCCTGAGCATGATCTAATCCACATTGGCGGGCATGCCCGGGACCTTTCTTTGGTTCATCAAACCATTTTACACCAGATAAGTTTAATACTTCAGTTGTTCTGTCTGTGGAGTTGTTGTTTATCACAAGAATTTCAATAGGAAAATCACAGATGTTTTCACTCAAAGACCACAAACAACTTAGAATTCTGCTTTCTTCGTTGTGGGCAATTGCAACTACTGAAACAAGAGGATTATCTTGTTGCTTTAGCTCTAATTTCTCCTGAATTTCTTTTATCGTATTCTCTGAAACCTCTTCCAGAGGCTTTTCAAAGATTGATATGTATTTTGAATACCAGTTCATAATTTGGGTTCATCTAATTTTTCTGTAAAATCGAAGAAGTTTAAAATATAATTTAAGAAAAATAACTTTAATAGAAAATGGAAGTTTACTAAAAGTAAACAGTAAAAGATTTATCTTTTTTTGATGTTTAAATTTATATATTTCTTTAAAATAAATAGGGTATGTCAATATTTCATTTATCCTTTTCTTAGATACATTTTCAGAAATAACCTTTCTCTTATCTATTAATACGGATATTTTATCAAAGCAAATTACCATAATTTGAGTGAGCATGTCTTCATAGAATGGATAGAGCTTATATTTGAGAGATTCTTTTTTATAGTAATCCAGGTAAAGTAAATGTCCTTCAATTTCTTTAACAGGAATAGATTTTCTATTATTATTTTGCATTATTGAATAAGGTCTTATTTTATAGTTGTAGAATATTTTAGACGTTAATATACAAGATTTAGCTTTAAGAATTAAATTAAATGAAAAATATGAATCTTCATATAATGATCCTGGAATGTAATTTATATTATTATCCTTAAGAAAAGATAAATTATATAATTTGTTCCAACTAAAGTTATCAATAGATTCTTTTTTTAAATTTTTGTATTGATATTCTGCAATTTTATTTTCACCTTCAATTATAAGGTCAGGATAGACACATTTTCTTAAAATTTGTTCTTCTACATTCATAACTTGAAAAGATGCAGCAACAAAATCGACTGGATACTTTGTTATTTTGTCATAAAGAAATTCTATACAAGCTTCAGAAATAGTATCATCACTATCCAAAAAAAAGAGATAATCGCCCGTAGCTTCTATTAAAGCAGTATTTCGAACGTTTGCAAGCCCCATATTCTTTTTATGAGTAATTATTCGTATATTCTTCCCTCTTTCATGTGAATTCATCAACTCACGTACTATGCTCATACTGTCATCATTCCCTCTATCATCTATAATTAGAAATTCAATATTATCAAATGTTTGATTGAGTGCACTTAAAAATGAATCTTTTATATATTCTTGCGTATTATATACGGGAATTGCTATAGTTACTTTATACATAAGGTTATTCTTTATTTATTAATTTATCAAATAGTGCTATCCATTGTAAACCAATATTTTCAATTTTATAACGTTCAATATTAGTCCTGGCTTTTTCTCCCATCTCTTTTCTAATATTTTCGTTTTCTATAAGATAACAAATTTTGTCTGCTAATTCTTGAATATTACCGTTTTCAACCAATAATCCATCAATTTGGTTTTGTATAATATCTCTAGGTCCACATGGACATGCAAATGATACAGGAGGTAAACCACATGACATAGCTTCTAAAAGTACCATGGGCATTCCTTCGTACCGAGAGCTGAGAACAAAAATGGAACTTTCTATATATTTATCTTGTATATTATTTTCTGCTTTGTGACAAAAAAAAGAAGTTTCTAATTTCTTTTCCTGAATCTTTTTTATAAAATTATCTCTGTTACCACCTCCATAGATATGCAGTTCCCAATCTGGATGTTTTTTAGCTACAATCTCCCAAGCATCTATTAATCTATCATAACCTTTTACATAGTTATAACTACCAACAGTTATAATTTTTTTATTAATGCAGGACGAAGTTTTTTCAGTGAAAAATGATAATGGGTTACATATAACTTGTACATTATCTAATTCATTCCAATTTTCTTTGTCTTCATTTGTTAAAACAACAAAACTAGATAGTTTTTTAATCTCTTTAATGAGTTGATTCATCCATCTTTTGCTAATCATTTTATTAATAAAACTAGGCAAATATTTTTTGTTTATTGTGCGGTAATTCACTTTGCTAAAATGGAATTCTCCAACTTTTTTACTTCCATCATTAATTTCATTAATAAAATTAATTTCTCTTCTTAAAGCAGAAATCGTTATGTCTGGTTTTATCTGAAAAAGAATTTTTGTTAGTTCTTTTTTATACTTTTTTTGCTTTATGATGTAAGCCGGTATTTTCTTATATATGGGGTAATTATCTAAATGATCAAAATTTAGATAGACATTACAGATCTGAATTTTAGGTGATATTTCAAAAAAAGGTGTTCCTTTTCCATCCTCAGTCAATAATATATATACATCGTATCCTATGCTAGACATGTAGTTTGCTTTCGTAATAAGTACTCTTTCCATGCCAGTTCCATTCCATACTCCACCAATAATATATAGTAATTTTGTTGCCATTTTTAAAACTTCTTATTTGTTAATTCTTTAAAAAGCAAATCCCATTGTTTTCCGATATATTCTATTTTAAATTTCTCAATATTAATTCTGGCCTTTCGTCCCATTTCTTTTCTTATATTCTCATTTTCAATGAGATAACATATGCTTTCAGCCATTTTCTCAACATCTTCTTTATCAACTAATATGCCGTCTATTCCATTTCTAATAATGTCACGAGGGCCACATGGACAGGCAAAAGAAACTACAGGAAGACCACAAGACATAGCCTCTGTAATGACCATTCCAAAACCTTCGAAACGAGAGCTAAGAACAAAAATGGAGCTTTCCTGATATTTTTCAATTATATTAACGGTTGATTCTTCTAATTTGCATGTGTTACTAATTCTTGCACTTTGTACCTGGTTTATATATGGTTTTCTTTCACCTCCTCCATATATATTTAATGTCCAATCAGGATGTTTTAGAGTTACAATACACCATGCATCTATTAAAAGATCAAAACCTTTTTGATTAACATAACGACCTACTGCTATTACTTTTTTTGAATCACATTCTGATATTGATTCTGGAAAAAAAGGCAAAGGATTTGGGATTACTGTTACATTATTAAGCTCTTTCCATTTTTCTTTATCTTCATTTGTTAGAACAATAAAAGAAGATAGCAGTTTTAACTTTTTTATTAATTGCCAGGTCCAATATTTTTCAATATATTTTTTTATAATTGAACTATTCTCCCTGTTGTTTATATCTCTGAAATTATCTCTGTTAACGTGTATTTCGCCTATTTTTATACTGCCATCTTTAATTGAATTAATAAAATTAATTTCTCGGCGTAGCATAGAAATAGTAATATCTGGTTTTATTTTTTGCAATATGTCTTTTAATGCTTTTTTGTATAGATATTGCTTTTTGAGATAAATGATAATTTTTTTATGCAATGATGATTTCCATAAAATTTCAAAATCTATATCAAGTTGTATTATATGTATGTTAGGTGAGAGAGCATAATAAGGCTTTTTGTCCTTGCCATCAGTAAGAATAATGTAAATATCATATCCTAACACATCTGCAAGATAATTAGCTTTAATGGTTAATACTCTTTCCATTCCACCAGGAATGTAAAGAGATGGTATGCAGTATACTATTTTTTTCATTTTATATTTGGGGATTTTTTAGTGATTTGAAGAGCTGTACCCATTTTTGCATAATTATATCCGGATTGTAACGTTTTATATTAACTTTGGCAGCAGCTCCCATTCTTTTTATTTCTTCAGGGTGCTCTATCATATAGCAAATTTTTTCAGCCAATTGATCAATATTTCCATTTTCAACCAAGAGACCGTCAATTCCATCATTGATGATATCTTTAGGTCCATTAGGACAATCGAAAGAAACACATGGCAATCCGCAGGACATGGCTTCAATAAGTACCATGCCAAAACCCTCAAAACGAGAACTCATCACATAAAATGAGCTTTCCATATATTTATCTTCAATATTGGGAACAGTACCTTCAAGGATAAAACTCTTCTCTATTTTATTAATTCGTATTTGTTCTTTTAGTATGTCTTTTAATTCTCCATTCCCATAAATATGAATGCTCCAATCGGGATGTTTCTTAACAACAATTTTCCATACATTAATTAAAAGATCATATCCCTTTTGTTCATCTAAACGTCCAACACTTATTATTTCTTTATTTGTGCATGGACTGCTCAAGTTACTATAAAATGGTAAAGAATTTGGAATGACTATTGATTTTCTTATCTCTTTCCAATTATCTGCATCTTCTTTTGTTAAAACAACGAATGCGGATAATTCTTTTATGCATTTATAAAGTTTTTTTTTCCATATTTTACAAACAATACGGTATAGTAAATTTTTTTTTTCCATTAGGTGATAATTTCGCATAAATCGTTTTGAAATATGTGCTTCACCTATTTTAAAGCTTTTGTCCGGTAGTTTTGTTATAAAATCAGAGTCTCTACCTAAAACGCTAATAGTAAAATCTGGTTGAATTTCGTTTAATATTTTAGTTAGCTTTTTGCGATAAATGCGCATTAATTTGAAATAAAAAACACCTCTTATTATTATTGAATGCTCATATTGTTGCCCAAATAAAATATTTAGATCAATATGTTTGACTTTCGGTGAAAGTGGAAATATTGGTGGCTTATTGTTTTGAGAATCTGTAATTATGTAAACTTCATATCCTAAATTATCAGCAAAATAATTTGCTTTTTCAGTGATTACCCGATCAGCTCCACCTAATGTCAGTAACCCAGTATATAGATAAACAATTTTCATGTAGAAAAGGATTTGTTATAATTAAATTATATCTTAATAATCAAATAATGGCTTGCTTATTTCACTTGAATATAAAAATAATCGCGAATTCTATAATAAACTTTTATAAGAAATGTCACAATTTTACTTATATATGTTAGGCCGTTATATATAAAGATGTCCCATTGGTTAAGTTGTATAAATTCAACTTCATCATAAATGTTATTATAATCTTTTAGTACAACTCTGACTTTACAGTATTTGAATCCTTTTTCAAAATGTATTATTTCGTTTTCTAAATAAGCTTTAGACTCTTCTTGATTAATAATCATGATATTGTAACTTAAGGACTCAGGATATTGATATATTTCTAAGGGAACTTCTTCTATACCAGTTTTTACAAAATAACGATATATAAACATGTCGTTATCTTTATCTAATAATTTAATAATTTGTATTTGTTCTTTCTTTTTGTTGGGAGAAAATACTTCTATTTCTGTTAGTCCAGGAGCTCGACCTTCATAAGTGAGAATCTTAAATGATAGAAAAGAAATCTCT
This genomic interval from uncultured Bacteroides sp. contains the following:
- a CDS encoding glycosyltransferase family A protein, which gives rise to MNWYSKYISIFEKPLEEVSENTIKEIQEKLELKQQDNPLVSVVAIAHNEESRILSCLWSLSENICDFPIEILVINNNSTDRTTEVLNLSGVKWFDEPKKGPGHARQCGLDHAQGKYYICIDADTLYPPHYIQTIVDQLRKPGVSCAFSLWSFMPDKQHSKLSLFFYEFLRDVYLLIQSIKRPELCVRGMVFGFNTEMGRKVGFRTDIIRGEDGSLAYALKEYGKLVFITNRKARALTSNSTLNADGSFFKSFANRFVKALKNATNLFSKKNNYKDEDSNLIK
- a CDS encoding glycosyltransferase → MKPINVLEVIRQGQIGGGESHLLDLVSGFDNTVNPVVLAFTPGQMIDAFRTHGVKCYVIETSHPFDIRIIKQIRELIKKEQIQIIHAHGSRAASNVALIAKMMKMPLVYTVHGWSFHQDQSALISYLRARSEKIICNLSNQVICVSGSNQQTGIQTFGLKRSVVIENGINLSRFNPNNSFKEIRKEFDFDMSDFIVGFIGRITLQKDPINFIKSIAIANKQDPKIKGLLVGEGDMKDEAMAYIKENSLEDVIRTSNFRNDIPDLLNAIDVFCLPSLWEGLSIALLEAMAMGKALVVTPTDGTKEVIVDKVNGLIAQYNNPNNLAERYLTYFKDSILKEKCEKEAKALIEKRFDSKLVSERVTEVYKSFIQD
- a CDS encoding glycosyltransferase family 4 protein, with the translated sequence MKIVYLYTGLLTLGGADRVITEKANYFADNLGYEVYIITDSQNNKPPIFPLSPKVKHIDLNILFGQQYEHSIIIRGVFYFKLMRIYRKKLTKILNEIQPDFTISVLGRDSDFITKLPDKSFKIGEAHISKRFMRNYHLMEKKNLLYRIVCKIWKKKLYKCIKELSAFVVLTKEDADNWKEIRKSIVIPNSLPFYSNLSSPCTNKEIISVGRLDEQKGYDLLINVWKIVVKKHPDWSIHIYGNGELKDILKEQIRINKIEKSFILEGTVPNIEDKYMESSFYVMSSRFEGFGMVLIEAMSCGLPCVSFDCPNGPKDIINDGIDGLLVENGNIDQLAEKICYMIEHPEEIKRMGAAAKVNIKRYNPDIIMQKWVQLFKSLKNPQI
- a CDS encoding glycosyltransferase family 4 protein; this encodes MKKIVYCIPSLYIPGGMERVLTIKANYLADVLGYDIYIILTDGKDKKPYYALSPNIHIIQLDIDFEILWKSSLHKKIIIYLKKQYLYKKALKDILQKIKPDITISMLRREINFINSIKDGSIKIGEIHVNRDNFRDINNRENSSIIKKYIEKYWTWQLIKKLKLLSSFIVLTNEDKEKWKELNNVTVIPNPLPFFPESISECDSKKVIAVGRYVNQKGFDLLIDAWCIVTLKHPDWTLNIYGGGERKPYINQVQSARISNTCKLEESTVNIIEKYQESSIFVLSSRFEGFGMVITEAMSCGLPVVSFACPCGPRDIIRNGIDGILVDKEDVEKMAESICYLIENENIRKEMGRKARINIEKFKIEYIGKQWDLLFKELTNKKF
- a CDS encoding glycosyltransferase family 4 protein, producing MATKLLYIIGGVWNGTGMERVLITKANYMSSIGYDVYILLTEDGKGTPFFEISPKIQICNVYLNFDHLDNYPIYKKIPAYIIKQKKYKKELTKILFQIKPDITISALRREINFINEINDGSKKVGEFHFSKVNYRTINKKYLPSFINKMISKRWMNQLIKEIKKLSSFVVLTNEDKENWNELDNVQVICNPLSFFTEKTSSCINKKIITVGSYNYVKGYDRLIDAWEIVAKKHPDWELHIYGGGNRDNFIKKIQEKKLETSFFCHKAENNIQDKYIESSIFVLSSRYEGMPMVLLEAMSCGLPPVSFACPCGPRDIIQNQIDGLLVENGNIQELADKICYLIENENIRKEMGEKARTNIERYKIENIGLQWIALFDKLINKE
- a CDS encoding glycosyltransferase family 2 protein, with protein sequence MYKVTIAIPVYNTQEYIKDSFLSALNQTFDNIEFLIIDDRGNDDSMSIVRELMNSHERGKNIRIITHKKNMGLANVRNTALIEATGDYLFFLDSDDTISEACIEFLYDKITKYPVDFVAASFQVMNVEEQILRKCVYPDLIIEGENKIAEYQYKNLKKESIDNFSWNKLYNLSFLKDNNINYIPGSLYEDSYFSFNLILKAKSCILTSKIFYNYKIRPYSIMQNNNRKSIPVKEIEGHLLYLDYYKKESLKYKLYPFYEDMLTQIMVICFDKISVLIDKRKVISENVSKKRINEILTYPIYFKEIYKFKHQKKINLLLFTFSKLPFSIKVIFLKLYFKLLRFYRKIR